A window from Vigna angularis cultivar LongXiaoDou No.4 chromosome 7, ASM1680809v1, whole genome shotgun sequence encodes these proteins:
- the LOC108338160 gene encoding aspartate aminotransferase P2, mitochondrial codes for MASSVLSAASHSLYASSSLSLRQTHKGKPKIADNALRFNNGINSFPNSRSSGRVSMTVALNVSRFEGIPMAPPDPILGVSEAFKADTSDVKLNLGVGAYRTEELQPYVLNVVKKAENLMLERGDNKEYLPIEGLAAFNKATAELLLGADNPAIKQQRVATVQGLSGTGSLRLGAALIERYFAGSKVLISAPTWGNHKNIFNDARVPWSEYRYYDPKTVGLDFEGMIEDIKSAPEGSFVVLHGCAHNPTGIDPTLEQWEKIADVIQEKNHIPFFDVAYQGFASGSLDEDAASVRLFVARGMEVLVAQSYSKNLGLYAERIGAINVISSSPESATRVKSQLKRLARPMYSNPPVHGARIVADVVGNPVLFNEWKAEMEMMAGRIKNVRQQLYNSITSKDNSGKDWSFILKQIGMFSFTGLNKEQSDNMTNKWHVYMTKDGRISLAGLSLAKCEYLADAIIDSYHNVS; via the exons ATGGCTTCTTCTGTTCTCTCCGCAGCTTCGCATTCTCTCTAtgcctcttcttctctctccctGCGCCAAACCCACAAG GGGAAGCCCAAGATTGCAGACAACGCTTTGAGATTTAACAATGGAATCAACTCCTTCCCAAATTCAAGG TCTAGTGGTCGGGTCTCTATGACTGTTGCACTTAATGTTTCTCGGTTTGAGGGCATACCTATGGCTCCTCCTGACCCAATTCTTGGAGTTTCTGAGGCCTTTAAAGCGGACACAAGTGATGTAAAGCTCAATCTTGGAGTAGGGGCGTACAGAACAGAAGAACTACAGCCATATGTGCTTAATGTTGTTAAGAAG GCAGAGAATCTTATGCTGGAGAGGGGGGATAACAAAGAG TATCTCCCTATTGAGGGTTTGGCTGCCTTTAACAAGGCAACGGCAGAGTTGTTACTTGGAGCAGACAACCCAGCAATCAAACAACAAAGA GTTGCCACTGTCCAAGGTCTTTCTGGAACTGGTTCTCTGAGGCTAGGTGCAGCTCTGATAGAAAGATATTTTGCTGGGTCTAAAGTTTTGATATCAGCTCCTACCTGGG GTAATCACAAGAATATTTTCAATGATGCTAGAGTGCCATGGTCTGAGTACCGATATTATGACCCCAAGACTGTTGGCTTGGATTTTGAGGGCATGATTGAAGATATAAAG TCAGCTCCTGAAGGATCTTTTGTGGTACTACATGGATGTGCTCATAACCCAACTGGTATTGATCCAACCCTTGAACAATGGGAAAAAATAGCTGATGTAATTCAAGAAAAGAACCACATTCCCTTTTTTGATGTTGCTTACCAG GGCTTTGCCAGTGGAAGCCTTGATGAAGATGCAGCTTCTGTGAGACTGTTTGTTGCTCGTGGTATGGAGGTTCTTGTGGCTCAGTCATACAGTAAAAATCTTGGTCTTTATGCTGAAAGGATTGGAGCAATCAATGTTATTTCATCATCTCCAGAATCTGCAACTAG GGTAAAGAGCCAGTTGAAAAGGCTAGCCCGACCTATGTACTCTAATCCACCTGTACATGGGGCTCGAATTGTTGCCGATGTTGTTGGAAATCCAGTTCTCTTTAATGAATGGAAAGCAGAAATGGAAATGATGGCGGGAAGAATCAAGAATGTTAGACAACAGCTATACAATAGTATTACATCAAAAGACAACAGTGGAAAAGATTGGTCATTTATACTTAAGCAGATAGGCATGTTCTCATTCACCGGCTTGAACAAAGAACAG AGTGACAACATGACAAATAAGTGGCATGTATACATGACAAAGGATGGAAGGATTTCCCTGGCAGGATTGTCGTTGGCTAAATGTGAATACCTTGCAGATGCTATTATAGACTCGTATCATAATGTCAGCTGA